The proteins below come from a single Fastidiosipila sanguinis genomic window:
- a CDS encoding LCP family protein yields the protein MHKKRKGFSYYLIRFITALLGLVLGASLFLWNSLDQLKFFDLKGIRENTNSENVENLDKYKKIARNSNGDYKHVELYVNPDYPINYVEQKDENVKNILVFGIDSRGEIEARADTIMILTINQNDQSIKLTSVLRDTEMSLNDGYGARTKVNASYAYGGVGMLINTLNYNLDLDIQEFVMFDFWSAKSFIDDLDGVTLTISEEELPATNQVMQGMTGVFDFNYEDYALKTAGTQKLNGIQALAWGRVRSIDSDFGRTNRQRILAESMIVEFSKKNFLEQGSFALSIIDDLSSNIDKMSLLSSGTKAIMFANNIEKYNVPQEGMYETNYDNWNMIMYPELQIPDLHRFIWGE from the coding sequence ATGCATAAAAAAAGAAAAGGTTTTTCTTACTATTTAATTAGGTTTATAACAGCACTTTTAGGACTTGTTTTAGGAGCAAGTTTATTTTTGTGGAATTCTTTAGATCAACTGAAGTTTTTTGACCTTAAAGGTATTAGAGAAAATACAAATTCAGAAAATGTTGAAAATTTAGATAAGTATAAAAAAATAGCTAGAAATTCAAATGGTGATTATAAACATGTTGAGCTATACGTAAATCCAGATTATCCGATCAATTATGTAGAGCAAAAAGATGAAAATGTTAAAAATATTTTAGTTTTTGGTATTGACTCCAGAGGAGAGATTGAAGCTAGAGCTGATACCATTATGATTTTAACTATTAATCAAAATGATCAATCTATAAAATTAACAAGTGTTTTAAGAGACACAGAAATGAGTTTAAACGATGGCTATGGTGCAAGAACCAAGGTAAATGCTTCTTACGCTTATGGAGGAGTTGGGATGCTCATTAATACTCTTAATTATAATTTAGACTTAGATATTCAGGAATTTGTTATGTTTGATTTCTGGAGCGCAAAAAGTTTTATAGATGATTTAGATGGTGTAACATTAACTATATCTGAAGAAGAACTTCCTGCAACAAATCAAGTTATGCAAGGAATGACAGGTGTTTTTGATTTTAATTATGAGGATTATGCATTAAAGACTGCTGGAACACAAAAATTAAATGGTATTCAAGCTTTGGCTTGGGGGAGAGTCAGATCAATAGACTCGGATTTTGGAAGGACCAATAGACAAAGAATTTTAGCAGAATCAATGATTGTAGAGTTCTCTAAGAAGAATTTTTTAGAACAAGGATCTTTTGCCCTAAGTATAATAGATGATTTATCAAGTAATATAGATAAAATGAGCCTATTATCAAGCGGGACTAAAGCTATAATGTTCGCAAATAACATTGAAAAATATAATGTTCCACAAGAAGGAATGTATGAAACTAATTATGATAACTGGAATATGATTATGTATCCTGAATTACAAATTCCAGATTTACACAGATTTATTTGGGGAGAGTAG